TGGCTTCGGTTCACCTCCTGTTAATAATTTTCCCGTCCATCTCTTCTCGGTTGAAATTAGAGACTTAagttttcttccgttctttctatGGGTGATGGGGCCGAGGAAGGGGATATAGGTAGGGGTTAACAGAACATATTGGACTTATATTTACTTCCCGCATCTGtatagtctttttttctttacttatctccttctcttgTAAGTTGAAATTCGGTTATCTTTCCTACCGTTCTGTCTATGGGGGCAAGACATGGGGTCGAGGAAAGGGACAGGTGGGGGTTAACAGAACAAATTGGCTTCGATTCATCTTTTCCTGTCCATCTCTTCTCGGTTGAAAATAGAGACAAGTTTTCTACCGTTCTGTCTATGGGCGCAAGACATGGGGTCGAGGAAAGGGACAGGTAAGGAGGGTTAACAGAACAAATTGGCTTCGGTTCACCTTTTCCTGTCCATCTCTTCTCGGTTGAAAATAGAGACTTAAGTTTTCTACCGTTCTTTCTATGGGTGATGGGGTCGAGGAAGGGGAcataggaagggggggggggggttagcagAACATATTGGCTTCGATTCATCTTTTCCTGTCCATCTTTTCTCGGTTGAAAATAGAGACTTAAGTTTTCTACCGTTCTCTCTATGGGTGATGGGGTCGAGGAAGGGGACATaggaaggggtggggtggggtaacAGAACATATTGGCTTTGGCTCACCTCCCATACCTTTTCGTGCTGCATTTGTTTCATGAGTTGGTTTCGCTTTTTGTCTTTGCACCTCTTATTCTGGAACCAGACCCGGATGACGCGCGGCGAGAGGCCCGTCATCTCCACCAGCTGCTCCTTCATGAGGGCGTCGGGCCGGCAGTTAGCGGCATAGCACGTCCtaaggtgggggaagggaagggagggaggaggagggaggaggagagaggtaaagggaggggaggattgaagagaggaaagggaaggattgaagtGAGAGAAAGTGAAGTTTGAATACAGTGAATAAGGGAGGAATGAAGTTGCAATGAGatacgggaagggagggaggaggagagagataaggggaggggaggattgaagagaggaaagggaaggattgaagtGAGAGAAAGTGAAGTTTGAATACAGTGAATAAGGGAGGAATGAAGTTGCAATGAGAtacgggaagggagaggaaatgaagggaaaggaaggggaggagaaaggagaataggcgggaggaaaagaaaacacgaaggagaggaaacaagagagagagagagacagggaagtcgaggaagagaggaagggaacggaataagaaaaagaaaaacaggaagggaaagataaggaaaggaaaatcaagaaaggagaaaaaggaaaggaagaggaagaaaaaagaaaatgagaaaatagaagaagcaagaaatagaaacagagagggtagggaaggaagaagcattAATCGAGGTACATAAACAATATCTGCTCCTAATTAAATATACCTGTATGAACCTTTAGTGACATAACACACCTTTATTTTTCTCCCCCacttactttatatatttttctccctcctctccctcctcctcctcctactcctcctcttcctccttaccgtAGTGTGTGCAGTTGCTTCTCGTTCAGGACCGTCCGCACCCTCGTCGCCTTCCCCTCCCGCCGCTCCTTTCTCATCGGCCGACcctcacctgcacacacacacacacacacacacacacacacacacagggggggagggggtaaaaaaaaaatgttatcgaTTAGTTAGAAAACTGGAAACACACATCAAAGAAattatagactgatagatagatatagatagatagatagatagatagatagatagacagagaaggacagcaagagatagagagaaagagaaactaagaaaataatgataataacaagaataataataagaaaaagaagatgagagagagagagagagagagagattcataacaGGTTTATTAATAAGAGATAAAAACATGTAATTATATATTTAATTATATTACATTGATTACAATAATTATAGGTATATCTtaaactcctcttcttcccttccttcctcctcctcctcctcctcctcttccttttttcttcccgtaGCCTTGAGTTAATCTtgcctttttatccttccttcttcctcttcctcctcttcctcttcctcctcttcctcttcctcctcttcctccctcttagaGTTCTCTCACAACTttgatcttttttctcctctctctttcgtcctttctcaactcttcctttttcatcttatttttctttcaaactctctctctctctctctctctctctctctctctctctctctctctctctctctctctctctctctctctctctctctctctctctctctctctctctctctctctctctctccgttaactCTAATTCTTATGATCATTTCTTTGTGCACTtctaattttctcttctcctttattatcattattatttttattattgttattattttattattattttaacgaAGTCATGTCTCTTCCTCAGGTCATTAGTACCACACCTGAAGCGCTAACCGGGACACCTGCCTATTGAAAGTGAGTGTTACCGTTCTACCTGtgtcacctgctctctctctctctctctctctctctctctctctctctctctctctctctctctctctctctctctctctctctctctctctctctctctctctctctctctctctctctctctctctctctctgtccgtctccccctcttctccctcttttggttaacacaatctcctcctcttcctaccctttctatctgtcttccttctttccattctcttactCAGATACCCACAACAGACCCTCCGCCTCCCACTCTTCAATCtgtccgtctcctcttcctctccctcttttagttaacacactccttcccttcctcaacctttCCTCCCCCCGTGGCCTCACCTTTGAGctcgttgttgttgatgttggtggtgttgttgttctcCGCGTTTGCCTTCTTCTCGAACACGTCGAAGTCGTAGCGGCAGTAGAGACCGTCCTCCCGCAGCGCGAACTCGTCCCCGGGGAGCAGCTGTTTCGTGCATGTCGTACAcctggagggggggaagggggggcgtgaagggggtgatgaggggaggagagagagggtgtgtgtgagtgtatggaTGTCTAGCGGAAAAGTGTAGGGTGAATGTCTGGAAGGGGTCGTGAAGGGTGTGgggtgacgaggggaaggagagagggtgtgtgtgagtgtatggaTGTCTAGCGGAAAAAAGTGTTGGGTGAAAGAATGTCTGGAAGGGGGCGTGAAGGGGGTGGTGGGGTGttttgggggagggagagatatagtATATGGGTGTATGGATGTCtagcgaaaaagaaaagaagatgtcTGGAAGGGGGCGTGAAGGGGGTGGTGGGGTGttttgggggagggagagatatagtATATGGGTGTATGGATGTCTAGCGAAAAGGTGTAGGGTGAAAGAATGTCTGGTGCATGTGTGTAAAGATTTTTAGCGCTAGGgtgtagggtgttagggtgtgCGGGGCAGGGTGTGAGGCTGTCTAGTGTAGTGAGGCCtccgggttcgagtcccgcccgccgctacaagctgagtGTTCAGTTGTCACCGAGTGGCTCGCGCTGCTGGTGGCGCCTGTCACCGCGAACTCTGCCGACGCTCAGCAGGGTAGCAAAGATGAGTTCaggtgggcagcatgagccaagtaatatggcgccactataaaagaaaaaaaagatcccAGCGACACCAACAGGCTGGGACCGACctgcaggccccatcaagaaagccttcCGGTGCTACGAgccgaaaataaaagaaaagaaaagactcgTGTAAGGGTGAAAGGCTGTCTCagataaaggggctattacactgggcaaattttccgtggatcttagtcagaccacgatttccgctggcgtggttcttatatttccgtggttttctgacgtgttcgCGACCTTCCAAAGCTACGGAAGACTTCACctaaggacgacggtattactcaccatcatcatcatcagcagcagcagtaacaagaaatgaatgagaaccacgccagcggaaatcgtggtttgactgaagatccacggaaaatttgcccagtgtaatagcccctcaaAGCCGTCTAGTGGAAGGGTGTAGGGTGTAATACAGTGTAGTGTAGGTAGTAGGGTGTAGATAAGGTTGTCTAATCATATGTAGTGGGTGTCGGGTGCTGGGTTGAGGGTGTGGCGTGCGCGGCCCCGCAGCTCACCTGAAGCAGTCCAGGTGGTATATCTTGGTCCTGGCGCGCATCACCATGTCCGTCTTCTCAAACATACGCCCGCACTTGTCACACTTGGCGCCGAACAGCctagaggaggggggaggcaggagCACTTAGCAACACACACAGTAACACTCTCAGTAACACacccaacaacacacacacagtaacactcTCAGTAACACacccaacaacacacacacagtaacaatcGCCAAAacactcaccaacacacacagtaacacacaAACTAACACTCACCAACACTTAGTAACACTCCCAGTAACActcccaagaacacacacacagtaacaatcTCCAAAacactcaccaacacacacagtaacacacaAACTAACACTCAACAATACTCCCAGTAACACTCCCAGTAACACACCCAACAACACACGCACAGTAACAATCGCCAAAacactcaccaacacacacagtaacacacaAACTAACACTCACCAACACTTAATAACACACCCGAGCAACACACAACATACGGGGACACTAGGAAATGctaggaaagggggggggggggggggaagggattaCTTGGTAACACTCCTTCAGATTCAGTAATACACTCAGTAACACGCCACGCAACACTCGCAACACTTGTAACACTgggcagtaacacacacacacacacacacacacacacaccgctcaagAGTCATTTCCATTCAAGTGTTTCTTTTCTATCgaccataaaagaaaaaaaaaaataataataataataataataataataataataataataataatgataatctgtAAATcttgagaggaaaaaacaaacaaataggaagaaaaaaaaatacgatgaaCGCGAAGAATAaacgagataataataataatgataataataataataataataataataataataataataataataataataataataataataataataataataataatagtagtaaagtTAATCCGTTCTCGTGCGTCTCGCGGCAAAAATTTGAGCTTCATAAATTAGATTTCTTGGAACAATGATaaagcaaacagagagagagagagagagagagagagagagagagagagagagagagagagaatatcaatttactggaagagggaagggaggaaggaaggaaggaaggaaactcagaccgggagagcaaggaggaggaggaggaggagttgcagaTGAAGGGGAAGACGGAGACGAAAGCGGAGgcggagaagtaggaggaggaggagaggaggaggaggaggaggaggaggaggaggtggaggtctagccccgccccttcctccatacctcttcctcctccctccttccctcccctcctctcccttctttcccacccttcctcctcctcatttatctcccctctcagcatcctccatcttccttaatctttctactctctcttcctccctttttctctttccctcttcttcttccatcctccatctccctctctctcccttaccattctccatctctctctctctctctctctctctctctctctctctctctctctctctctctctctctctctctctctctctctctctctctctctctctctctctctctctctctctctctctctctcccccccccagcatcctccatttccttctctccctttcttccagcagtctccatttccttccttctctccttactctccagcctctatttctctctctctctctctccctctctctctccaaaccacccactcacccttcctcaccctccctttctccctccttccttcaccctccatacttctcctgctcttcctccccctcctcctcctcctttccatcttcccagcctccccccttctttccctccctcctcctcctcctcctcctcctccttctcctcctcctcgctgccttCCGCCGCAGATTAAACACTGGAGGCGGAGGTTATTTGAGCACAAACAGAGCTGTCCAAACTGAGGCAGCGCTCCAGATGAGATTTCGTGGAGCGGGCGGCGAGCGGCACCtggtgggcggcggcggtgggccaGGTAACGCGCCCCCGCCCCGAAGATATGGGAAttggggatgggagaggaggggaggagagagagagagagagagagagagaggctccccctctctctctctctctctcataaatctaTCACCAAGTCTTATACAAGTACTCAATCGGTGTTTATTTTGATTTTGCTCCTCGCGATTTTAAAGATAGtgagttagggagagagagagagaggatgttatGTCTGTTTGGTttgattcatctctctctctctctctctctctctctctctctctctctctctctctctctctctctctctctctctctctctctctctctctctctcgtgaatgtAATCTTCTTTCTCAACTTGGCAAAGCAAACAGTCGTGTAATAACTtattgttgtctgtgtgtgtgtgtgtgtgtgtgtgtgtgtgtgtgtgtcggtctggCTGTCTATCAgcgcgtgtgtctgtctgtgtgtgtgcctgtctatctgtgtttgtgtgtgtgtgtgtgtgtgtgtgtgtgtgtgtgtgtgtgtgtgcgtgtgtgtgtgtttacgtttcggcctatagcgccagtagggtttcttggtggttctggtggtcggccccatcccgttatggcgcagggaagtgtttatagcggcgccatcttgcttggctcatgctaccccccggaactcatctttgaacCTCTTTAGagagaatccagagtccgggctgataggtggtcttcagggcagcatttgggtagtcttaggccactcggcggtgactgaaaaatcccagttgtgTCGGCgggcaggattcgaacccgcgatctcctggacgcggcgccggcacgctaaccactcagccaccgcgtgtgtatgtgtctgtgtgtctgtctgtctttatgtatgtatgtacgtatgtatgtttgtttgtctgtcagtctgtctcatATATTCTcgattatctatctatctatctatctatctatttatctaactatctatcaatctatccatctaaccgtgtgtgtgtgtgtgtgtgtgtgtgtgtgtgtgtgtgtgtgtgtgtgtgtgtgtgtttcatctcgATCTCCATATTTGCTCTTGATAAGTGAGTGGgtgatgccgagagagagagagagagagagagagagaagacaaagaaaaagaaaagaaaaaaagaaaagatgacagaaaaaggaaaaaggaaagaaagaaaaaagaaatgaaatgaaagaaagggagagaaagaagtagagaaaaatgtagaagaaaaaaaaacgagagagagagagagagagagagagagagagagagagagaccattgaCCTACAAAGCCACTTCaggtaacgaggaggaggaggaggaggaggaggaggaggaggaggaggaggaggaggaggacaggtaatGAAGAGGGTCAGACTCCTCCATTAGGTCActatgtttccctccctccctccctcctttctctccctccctccctctctctcctttctctccctccctcccttctttttttctcccttttacgtctttctctccctttcttttctcatttgtttcttcctcctcgcagtctctctctctctctctctctctctctctctctctctctctctctctctctctctctctctctctctctctctctctctctctctctctctctctctctctctctctctctctctctctctctctctctctctctctctctctctctctccttactttcctcctttcctccatctctccactccttATCTctactttgtttcttttttttcctcatttcttaactattctctccctctttcctcttctcctttttttctctttcctctctctccctttcacctttagttccttcttctctccctttttacatttttccctcccttcttcttcatttatttctctctccctcttttttccctctccctttccctccctccttccctctacatccaatttttcctcttccctcctttttcttctcctcccttccagtccccctcttcctctcccttccctcactcttcctcctcctccttctcatctgcCATTTTTTTCTCTAGATTTTTCCTCCTcgattttccttttatccttattGCTGTTAAATcgatgtggtagtagtagtagtagtagtagtagtagtagttgttgttattttagttgtagtagttgtaatggtagtggcggttgtcgtggtagtggtggtggtagtagtagtagtagtagtagtagtagtagtagtagcagtagtagtagtagtaatagtaacagtagacGTTCATTCTTAACTTCCATATGTCGagataagataataataataataataataataataataataataataataataataataataataataataataataataataataataataaaaggaaagtgACCGAATGCGAAAGTTTCTGTTGCAAGGAAAACAATTGCATCACGCTGTATTTGacttcgttgagagagagagagagagagagagagctctgtgATTGTATCCGAATGTTTGCAAGGACGTGTGTacattagaaacacacacacacccacccacacccacacacccacacacacccacagaaatacaagtgcgtgtgtgtgtgtgtgtgtgtgtgtgagagagagagagagagagagagagagagagagagaagtgttggagggaaaaattggaggaaatgacgtgtgtgtgtgtgtgtgtgtgtgtgtgtgtgtgtgtgtgtgtgtttaggagagGCACGTGTTGACAGAAGCAGCTttgtcccttcctcctgtcagtgtcacctcctcctcctcctcctcctcctcctcctcctcctcctcctcctctttatattccttcttttctctccattcctatttctctttattcctatttctctattccctctgttttagttttctttctcttctccctcctcctcctcctcctcctcctcctcctccttctcctcctctttatattccttcttttctctccattcctatttctctttattcctatttctctattccctgttttagttttctttctcttctccctcctcctcctcctcctcctcctcctccccttcctcttcctcttcttctctaccttctactTTTTTaaattttatcttttcctcttcctcctcctcttccttacttcttttctcatttctctacttcttttcctcttctttccttcattttttcctcttcctcctcctctctccctccattttcttcctcttctctccattcttaaacctcttctcttctctcttccaatctttatctcttcttttttttatctctccacctcgcctttccttccttccttccttccatctccccctttccttcttttatctccatttctcccttcttctaacattcaattctctctctctctctctctctctctctctctctctctctctctctctctctctctctctctctctctctctctctctctctctctctctctctctctctctctctctctctctctctctctctctctctctctctctctctctctctctcttcctccctttctctttctctcccttcttctctcccttcctcccttctttcctcccttttttctctatcaaactctcttcctctccccccccttctctcctctccatctctccctccctccttctgtatttgtgtccctccttttcctccttccctccctctctctctccctccctccctccctctcatcctgtcCAAACCCTGACCACTTcacagtccctctctctctctccctcccttttctctccctccctctttcctcttttttccctcctcctcctcctcctcctcctcctcctcctgtactaaCATCTCTTCGCCCTCCCTGTACACaagttttttccctctctctctctctctctctctctctctctctctctctctctctctctctctctctctctctctctctctctctctctctctctctctctctctctctctctctctctttatttatggtGCATGTTTTCCTAAGAGGCGCCgagagtgcaggaggaggaggaggaggagggagaggtggaggaggtggaagaggaataggaggaggaggaggtggaggaggtggtggtcgaACTAAATCAaatacgatgagagagagagagagagagagagactgacagaaagacagatagacataacacataacaaacacacacacacacacaggtacacacacacacacacacacacaggtacacacacacacacacacacacacacacacacacacacacacacacacacacacacacacaggtacacacacacacacacacacacaggtacacacacacacacacacacacacaggtacacacacacagacacactcacctGACGTAGTCCCGCTTGCAGTAGGTCTTGCCGTCCCTTACGAAGCAGGTGCAGTACTCGTCCAGGAATTGGTGGCAGTCCACGCACTTGAGGCAGGCGGCGTGCCACTCCATGTCGGGCGCCACCCGCAGGATGTACTGGTCGTGGATCACGCCGCCGCACCCGATGCACACCGCCGCACGCCCCGCGCGCTCCGCTGGGAGACAGAAGAGACAGAGATAGCTATAGAAGTGAAGAGCAATGGCGAGTGCGTCTAGAACCtcttagggccgtattttaaaacatttcggcgcccaagttcacctatttgacgaggctttcctaggagtttggggcatttccaggagtagttttatgaccctggtagtttgacccttcttctgtaccgtgaacttaaagaaacactcattggaacccgattgatgccctctttgacctttataaatagttgatgtgataagcgaaagtgtcttaaataC
The DNA window shown above is from Eriocheir sinensis breed Jianghai 21 chromosome 15, ASM2467909v1, whole genome shotgun sequence and carries:
- the LOC126998768 gene encoding LOW QUALITY PROTEIN: insulin gene enhancer protein ISL-1-like (The sequence of the model RefSeq protein was modified relative to this genomic sequence to represent the inferred CDS: deleted 1 base in 1 codon), translated to MTEAIKAERAGRASECISQGGILNDSTQLFSIIKNAERAGRAAVCIGCGGVIHDQYILRVAPDMEWHAACLKCVDCHQFLDEYCTCFVRDGKTYCKRDYVRLFGAKCDKCGRMFEKTDMVMRARTKIYHLDCFRCTTCTKQLLPGDEFALREDGLYCRYDFDVFEKKANAENNNTTNINNNELKGEGRPMRKERREGKATRVRTVLNEKQLHTLRTCYAANCRPDALMKEQLVEMTGLSPRVIRVWFQNKRCKDKKRNQLMKQMQHEKVWEEKQMALQGITGVPMVASSPIRHDGAALGVAMGAPLDVTAYQPPWKSLTEFALTHDLERLDPTTPQYQQLLQQMHGYGAELCGAAEVLGGPHQQPRPPPSQLHPRPAPAPPAAAAGPHPPHGDAKYDSGPFDDSVHSDSYVSYLESDDSMTAPLSSTTSP